The window GACCCCGTTCTCGAAGCTGTATGCGGTGCGGGTGGCCAGCCGCTGGATCAGACGCAGGCCCATGCCGCCGACGGGCCAGTTTTCCAGGTCCGGCGGCCCGGAGACATCGATCTCCAGCGGATTGAAGGCCGCGCCGGGGTCGCGGTAGTCCATCCGGACATTGTCGTCCTCGCGGTCGAGTCGGACTTCGATGGCCTCGCCATCGCGCGACCTGCCGTGTTCCAGCGTGTTGGCGAACAGTTCCTCCAGAAC is drawn from Minwuia thermotolerans and contains these coding sequences:
- a CDS encoding ATP-binding protein: MTGRHHASFHCHPDQVRPAAQWVEETSAELGLRDGDRKRLALVLEELFANTLEHGRSRDGEAIEVRLDREDDNVRMDYRDPGAAFNPLEIDVSGPPDLENWPVGGMGLRLIQRLATRTAYSFENGVNVISLWLRSS